DNA sequence from the Lentimicrobiaceae bacterium genome:
TCCAATTGTTTATGTCCGAGACTCAGTCTGCGGTTTTCAACGTCCACATCGAGAACAATCACATCCATTTGTTCACCTATTTTGGTAAACTCGGCAGGATGTTTGATTTTTTTCGACCAGGAGAGGTCACTGATATGGATAAGACCGTCAACACCTTCTTCGAGTTCAACAAAAATTCCAAAGTTGGTAAAGTTACGGACGGTAGCTTTATGTTTCGATTTCACGGGGTATTTTTCCATGATATTTGCCCATGGGTCGGGTATAAGTTGTTTGATACCCAGTGACATTTTGCGTTCTTCGCGTTCGAGAGTAAGTATAACTCCTTCCACTTCGTCGCCTACATGGAGAAAATCCTGTGCTGTACGCAGATGCTGGCTCCACGACATTTCTGAAACATGGATAAGACCTTCCACTCCAGGGGCTATTTCGATAAATGCACCATAATCGGCTATAACCACTACTTTCCCTTTTACCTTGTCACCCACTTTCATATCGGGATCCAGTGAATCCCAAGGGTGAGGGGTAAGTTGTTTTAATCCGAGGGCAATACGTTTTTTATTGTCGTCGAAATCGAGAATTACCACTTTTATCTTTTCATCAAGCTGCACGACTTCTTCAGGGTGATTGATTCTGCCCCACGACAGGTCTGTGATGTGAATAAGTCCATCAACACCGCCAAGGTCAATAAATACACCGTATGAAGTAATATTTTTAACAGTTCCCTCCAGTATTTGTCCTTTTTCGAGTTTGCTGATGATTTCGGCTTTTTGTTGTTCAAGTTCATCTTCGATAAGCGCTTTGTGCGAAACGACAACGTTTTTATATTCGTGATTGATTTTTACAACCTTAAATTCCATTACTTTATCAACATACACATCGTAATCGCGGATGGGTTTCACATCTATCTGCGAACCCGGCAGGAATGCTTCTATTCCAAAAACGTCCACAATTAGACCGCCTTTGGTGCGACATTTTACATAACCATTAATAATTTCCTGGTTGTCGTAAGCCTGGTTAACACGTTCCCATGATTTAAGAATGCGTGCTTTTTTGTGCGAAAGCAAAAGTTGTCCGCCCATATCTTCTTGACTATCAACATAAACTTCGATTTTATCTCCAACTTTTATGTCGGGATTGTAGCGAAGTTCGGAAAGAGGAATAACACCATCAGATTTAAAACCGATGTTTACTACAACTTCACGGTTATTTTTACCCACGATGGTGCCATTGATTACTTCGTGTTCAACAATCTGGCTCAGGGTGTTTCCGTAAATATTTTCCAGGCGTTCATGTTCCTGTTTTGAGTAAGAAGTGTGTTTTTTACCGGTTGCATCCCAGTCAAACTCTTCCGGTACGACAGGTACAAGAGCTATTTTTGTTTGGGGTTCAGTTTTCGGAGTTTCGGGATTATTGCTCAGGGGTGTTTCAGAGGTTTCGGAAACTGTATTTTCCTGTTCTTCTTTTTCCGATACATTGTTGACTTCTAATTCTTCAGTCATTTTTTGTTGATTTTTATGTTTCGGTTTTGCCGAAACGGGTTAATAATTAGGTTAATTACACGTTACAAAAGCTTTGTAAGGCTTTTTGAAAACGGGGTGCAAATTTAAAAATATTTTTTTGAAAAAGAATACTTTAATAAAAATTGTACTTAGTAACCTGAGTTTGGGATAAAATATGTTTTACATCTGCTTGATAATAACCCGTCAGGGGTTTAATACCAATAAAAAAGATTTTTTATTTCTGTAAATTCACCGTTATGAAATTAATAATTAATGTTCTACGGACAATTTTTTATAAAAAATCAATATTCTATTAACATTAATCGCCTACGGCGAAATGTAATATGCTGAAATATTACAAGAATAATTTACAACCTTACGCTTAACTCAGGTTTTAAAAATACAAACACTTTGAATAATAGAAATAGAAAATGTACGCCCGTGGCTTTGTTTAATGTTTTGATAGTCAATAATACTTTCTTTCACAGAAATCTAAAAAAATATATACGAAAAATCCAAAAAAGGAAAGGAAATGCATGCTTATTACTATATTTCCCCATGGAGTTATGTTTTTAGGAAAAAATATTTTTTTTCTTGCACTCATTTGTTAATGAGCAAATTTTCAAGAAGGGTGCTGATACTGTTTTTCTATTACAGATGATTGGCGGAAGTATAATGGTGCAGGCATAAAAAATACCTTTTGCAAAAATCATATTTTATAATGTATTACATTTAAATGGCTCTTTATTAGTTTATATAATTTAAAATCAAAATAAATAAGGTATTTTTTTATGTATTTTCAAATGAATATTTAATTTTGGGCTGCTTCAAAAAACGAAGTTAGCATACTTAATTTAGATATTAATATGAGTCCGCAATCGTTAATTTTATTCTTTATTGTAGCCGTTGTACTGGTAGGAGGAGCAATCATTTTTTCCTATTTTGTGGCGCCAACTTCCTATAATCCACAGAAAGCTGAATCCTATGAATGCGGAATTCCTACTAAGGGTATTACATGGCTTCAGTTTAATGTTGGGTATTATCTTTTCGCTATCCTTTTCCTAGTGTTCGACGTAGAAACGGTATTTGTATTTCCCTGGGCAGTAGTGATGAAGGATTTGGGATGGGTAGCATTTATAGAAATTGTAGTTTTTCTTTTCATTTTAGGTTTAGGCTTGCTTTACGCATGGAAAAAACACGCGTTAATATGGGAATAAAAATCAAATCAATGCAATACGACGATTTCAAGGATAACGAAACCCTTGAAATCATGAAAAATTCCGGAGGGAATATACTTTTAACTACTATTGATGATATTATAAATTGGGGAAGATCGAATTCTATTTGGCCTCTCACATTTGCAACGAGTTGCTGCGGTATCGAGATGATGGCTACCGGTGCTTCACGGCATGATTTTGCCCGTTTTGGGATAGAAGTATATCGTGCAAGTCCGCGTCAGGCAGATGTTATCGTTGTAGCAGGAACTATTGTACATAAAATGGCTCCGGTACTTAAGCGATTGTACGACCAAATGTCGGATCCAAAATATGTAATTGCGATGGGTTCCTGTGCTATTTCGGGTGGACCATTTTTTTATAATTCATACTCAGTGATTCGTGGAGTGGAACATATCATTCCCGTAGATGTGTACGTTCCCGGTTGCCCTCCGCGCCCCGAAGCTTTGCTTTACGGTGTAATGCAATTGCAACGAAAAATAAAAGGAGAGACCATCTCCGATCCCCGAAACCCAATGAAAGATTACAAATAATAAGATTTTAATGAATAAGGAAGAACTTAAATACAGAATAAAAAACTTGGTTCCGGAATCGGAAGTTTTGGATGATAAGAATTTTCTGACGTTTACGGTAGCCAAAGAATCTTTTTTCCAACTTTGTACAAGTCTGAAAGAAGATAAAGACCTTGCTTTTGATTATCTTTTTAACCTGAGCGGTGTTGACTGGGAAAGCAAACTGATGGTGGTTTACCATTTGCGTTCTACAAAACATAACCATGAAATTGTAGTAAAAACGAGCACAAACGACCGCGAAAATCCGGAAATTGACAGTATTTGCGGCTTATGGAAAACGGCTGAATTTCTGGAAAGGGAAGTGTATGATTTTTTCGGAATAAAATTTACCAATCATCCCGATTTACGAAGGCTTTTCCTTGATGAAACCCGCATAGAAGGTTTCCCGTTCCGAAAAGACTATAAAGATGAAATAAATATCATTGAAAGATAGTTATGCGTGAAGAAATAAAAGATACCCGTTTCGACAGGGAGGAAGAATACACAATCAACATGGGTCCGCAGCATCCTTCAACTCACGGAGTGCTTCGTTTCGTACTCAA
Encoded proteins:
- the ndhC gene encoding NADH-quinone oxidoreductase subunit A yields the protein MSPQSLILFFIVAVVLVGGAIIFSYFVAPTSYNPQKAESYECGIPTKGITWLQFNVGYYLFAILFLVFDVETVFVFPWAVVMKDLGWVAFIEIVVFLFILGLGLLYAWKKHALIWE
- a CDS encoding NADH-quinone oxidoreductase subunit B; its protein translation is MQYDDFKDNETLEIMKNSGGNILLTTIDDIINWGRSNSIWPLTFATSCCGIEMMATGASRHDFARFGIEVYRASPRQADVIVVAGTIVHKMAPVLKRLYDQMSDPKYVIAMGSCAISGGPFFYNSYSVIRGVEHIIPVDVYVPGCPPRPEALLYGVMQLQRKIKGETISDPRNPMKDYK
- the rpsA gene encoding 30S ribosomal protein S1 is translated as MTEELEVNNVSEKEEQENTVSETSETPLSNNPETPKTEPQTKIALVPVVPEEFDWDATGKKHTSYSKQEHERLENIYGNTLSQIVEHEVINGTIVGKNNREVVVNIGFKSDGVIPLSELRYNPDIKVGDKIEVYVDSQEDMGGQLLLSHKKARILKSWERVNQAYDNQEIINGYVKCRTKGGLIVDVFGIEAFLPGSQIDVKPIRDYDVYVDKVMEFKVVKINHEYKNVVVSHKALIEDELEQQKAEIISKLEKGQILEGTVKNITSYGVFIDLGGVDGLIHITDLSWGRINHPEEVVQLDEKIKVVILDFDDNKKRIALGLKQLTPHPWDSLDPDMKVGDKVKGKVVVIADYGAFIEIAPGVEGLIHVSEMSWSQHLRTAQDFLHVGDEVEGVILTLEREERKMSLGIKQLIPDPWANIMEKYPVKSKHKATVRNFTNFGIFVELEEGVDGLIHISDLSWSKKIKHPAEFTKIGEQMDVIVLDVDVENRRLSLGHKQLEENPWDVFESIFTPGSLHKGTISGTGDKGVVVTLPYGVEGFAPLRHIVKEDGSSAKIDETIDFKVIEFSKDNKKIILSHSKIFQDAQTATKAQEQSQADDAEKSTKKAVKKIKDNLEKTTLGDIEALVNLKSDMEQSEKEAKEKEDEK